One stretch of Streptomyces sp. NBC_01142 DNA includes these proteins:
- a CDS encoding cell division protein SepF, with protein sequence MAGAMRKMAVYLGLVEDDGYDGRGFDPDDDFEPEPEPERDHRRHQPPHQVEREEPVRVVQPPAQREPVPLPAESGRPARIAPVASITPERPSLEKNAPVIMPKVVSEREPYRITTLHPRTYNEARTIGEHFREGTPVIMNLTEMDDTDAKRLVDFAAGLVFGLHGSIERVTQKVFLLSPANVDVTAEDKARIAEGGFFNQS encoded by the coding sequence ATGGCCGGCGCGATGCGCAAGATGGCGGTCTACCTCGGCCTCGTGGAGGACGATGGGTACGACGGCCGGGGTTTCGATCCCGATGACGATTTCGAACCCGAGCCGGAGCCCGAGCGGGACCACCGGCGGCACCAGCCCCCGCACCAGGTGGAGCGGGAAGAGCCGGTGCGGGTGGTGCAGCCGCCCGCGCAGCGCGAGCCGGTTCCGCTTCCCGCTGAAAGCGGACGTCCGGCACGAATCGCCCCCGTGGCATCCATCACACCTGAACGTCCGAGCCTGGAGAAGAACGCACCGGTGATCATGCCCAAGGTTGTGTCCGAGCGGGAGCCCTACCGCATCACCACTCTGCACCCGCGGACCTACAACGAGGCCCGTACCATCGGGGAACACTTCCGTGAGGGCACCCCTGTGATCATGAATCTCACGGAGATGGACGACACCGATGCAAAGCGACTTGTCGACTTTGCCGCGGGACTTGTCTTCGGTCTGCATGGCAGCATTGAACGAGTGACGCAGAAGGTGTTCCTGTTGTCGCCTGCTAACGTCGATGTCACGGCGGAGGACAAGGCCCGCATCGCAGAGGGCGGATTCTTCAACCAGAGCTGA
- a CDS encoding YggS family pyridoxal phosphate-dependent enzyme, producing MSDRGTELARNLATVKERIASACAAAGRKQEEVTLIVVTKTYPASDVRLLHELGVRHVAENRDQDAAPKAAACSDLDLIWHFVGQLQTNKVRSVASYAGVVQSVDRLKLVSSLSAAAVRAERELGCLIQVALDAESGERGDRGGIAPDGIEELAAAVAGAPGLRLDGLMTVAPLAGPYAGRQQEAFERLMEFSSSLRAGHPAANMVSAGMSADLEQAVAAGATHVRVGTAVLGDRPRLG from the coding sequence ATGTCTGACCGTGGAACCGAACTCGCCCGCAACCTGGCGACGGTGAAGGAACGTATCGCCTCCGCCTGCGCGGCCGCCGGCCGCAAGCAGGAGGAGGTGACCCTGATCGTGGTCACCAAGACCTATCCCGCCAGTGACGTCCGGCTGCTCCATGAGCTCGGCGTCCGTCATGTCGCCGAGAACCGGGACCAGGACGCGGCTCCGAAGGCCGCCGCCTGCTCGGATCTGGACCTCATCTGGCACTTCGTCGGACAGTTGCAGACCAACAAGGTCCGTTCTGTGGCGAGTTATGCCGGTGTAGTGCAGTCCGTCGACCGTCTCAAGCTCGTTTCCTCACTGTCCGCTGCCGCGGTGCGCGCGGAGCGTGAACTCGGGTGCCTGATCCAGGTCGCGCTCGACGCGGAGTCGGGCGAGCGCGGGGACCGGGGCGGCATCGCGCCGGACGGTATTGAGGAATTGGCCGCGGCGGTGGCCGGGGCGCCAGGGCTGCGGCTCGACGGACTGATGACCGTCGCGCCGCTCGCCGGCCCGTACGCGGGACGGCAACAGGAGGCGTTCGAGCGGCTGATGGAATTTTCATCCAGCCTGCGCGCCGGGCATCCGGCTGCGAACATGGTTTCAGCAGGGATGAGTGCGGACCTCGAACAGGCAGTGGCGGCGGGAGCGACACATGTACGCGTCGGCACTGCGGTACTCGGAGACCGACCCCGGCTCGGGTAA
- the ftsZ gene encoding cell division protein FtsZ gives MAAPQNYLAVIKVIGVGGGGVNAINRMIEVGLKGVEFIAINTDAQALLMSDADVKLDVGRELTRGLGAGANPAVGRKAAEDHREEIEEVLKGADMVFVTAGEGGGTGTGGAPVVANIARSLGALTIGVVTRPFTFEGRRRANQAEDGIAELREEVDTLIVIPNDRLLSISDRQVSVLDAFKSADQVLLSGVQGITDLITTPGLINLDFADVKSVMSEAGSALMGIGSARGDDRAVAAAEMAISSPLLEASIDGARGVLLSISGGSDLGLFEINEAAQLVSEAAHPEANIIFGAVIDDALGDEVRVTVIAAGFDGGQPPTRRENVIGSSSAKREEQPATPSRSTETSRPSGGLGTVPTRDEPSAAPVEPAPVANDLGGSAQVPPARPYQDSQAEELDVPDFLK, from the coding sequence GTGGCAGCACCGCAGAACTACCTCGCAGTCATCAAGGTCATCGGTGTCGGCGGCGGTGGTGTCAATGCCATCAACCGAATGATCGAGGTCGGTCTCAAGGGCGTCGAGTTCATCGCGATCAACACTGATGCGCAAGCCCTGTTGATGAGCGACGCCGACGTCAAGCTCGACGTCGGTCGTGAACTCACCCGCGGCCTGGGGGCCGGAGCCAACCCCGCAGTCGGTCGCAAAGCGGCAGAGGACCACCGTGAGGAGATCGAGGAGGTCCTCAAGGGGGCCGACATGGTCTTCGTCACCGCCGGAGAGGGCGGCGGCACCGGCACCGGCGGCGCACCCGTCGTCGCCAACATCGCGCGCTCGCTCGGCGCCCTGACGATCGGTGTGGTCACCCGGCCATTCACCTTCGAGGGCCGCCGTCGCGCCAACCAGGCGGAGGACGGCATTGCCGAGCTCCGCGAAGAGGTCGACACCCTCATCGTCATCCCGAACGACCGCCTGCTGTCCATCTCGGACCGTCAGGTCAGCGTGCTGGACGCGTTCAAGTCCGCGGACCAGGTACTGCTGTCGGGTGTCCAGGGCATCACCGACCTCATCACCACCCCCGGCCTGATCAACCTCGACTTCGCCGACGTCAAGTCTGTGATGTCCGAGGCAGGGTCGGCGCTCATGGGTATCGGCTCGGCGCGCGGCGACGACCGCGCGGTGGCCGCCGCCGAGATGGCGATCTCCTCGCCGCTCCTGGAGGCGTCGATCGATGGCGCCCGCGGTGTGCTGCTCTCCATCTCCGGCGGTTCGGATCTCGGCCTGTTCGAGATCAACGAGGCCGCCCAGCTGGTGAGCGAGGCCGCCCACCCCGAGGCCAACATCATCTTCGGTGCGGTCATCGACGACGCCCTGGGCGACGAGGTGCGGGTCACGGTCATCGCGGCCGGCTTCGACGGCGGCCAGCCGCCGACCCGCCGGGAGAACGTGATCGGCTCCAGCTCCGCCAAGCGCGAGGAGCAGCCGGCCACCCCGTCGCGGTCCACGGAGACCTCGCGTCCGTCCGGCGGACTCGGCACCGTACCTACGCGCGACGAGCCCTCGGCGGCCCCGGTCGAACCCGCTCCGGTCGCCAACGACCTGGGCGGATCCGCACAGGTCCCGCCGGCCCGTCCGTACCAGGACAGCCAGGCCGAAGAGCTGGATGTCCCGGACTTCTTGAAGTGA
- the pgeF gene encoding peptidoglycan editing factor PgeF yields MTVQHDAIHESGAHFAFTDRWGGVSAVPYEQLNLGGAVGDDAGAVLANRAIAAKELGLDPDAVVWMNQVHGKDVAEVTGPWADGPVPQVDAVVTARRGLALAVLTADCTPVLLADPVAGVVAAAHAGRPGMIAGIVPAAVEVMKSLGAQPARIVARTGPAVCGRCYEVPEQMRAEVAAVEPAAWAETSWGTPAVDVTAGVHAQLEALGVRDRQASPVCTLESRDHYSYRRDRITGRLAGYVWLGVPSGRRLEEDGNV; encoded by the coding sequence GTGACCGTGCAGCACGACGCGATACACGAGAGCGGCGCGCACTTCGCCTTCACCGACCGGTGGGGCGGGGTGAGCGCCGTTCCGTACGAGCAGCTCAACCTCGGCGGAGCGGTCGGCGACGACGCCGGGGCCGTACTGGCCAACCGGGCGATTGCCGCGAAGGAACTGGGGCTCGACCCGGACGCGGTCGTCTGGATGAACCAGGTCCACGGCAAGGATGTGGCCGAGGTGACGGGGCCGTGGGCCGACGGGCCGGTCCCGCAGGTGGACGCCGTGGTCACCGCGCGGCGCGGACTCGCCCTCGCCGTACTCACCGCGGACTGCACTCCCGTACTGCTGGCCGACCCGGTCGCGGGCGTCGTGGCCGCCGCGCACGCCGGCCGGCCGGGGATGATCGCGGGGATCGTGCCCGCCGCCGTCGAGGTGATGAAGTCGCTCGGCGCGCAGCCGGCCCGCATCGTCGCCCGTACCGGACCCGCCGTCTGCGGACGCTGCTACGAGGTTCCCGAGCAGATGCGGGCGGAGGTGGCCGCGGTCGAACCGGCGGCCTGGGCCGAGACCAGTTGGGGCACCCCGGCCGTCGATGTCACGGCCGGGGTCCATGCCCAGCTCGAAGCGCTCGGGGTACGGGACCGGCAGGCTTCGCCGGTCTGCACCCTTGAATCACGCGACCACTACTCGTACCGCCGCGACCGCATCACTGGGCGGCTCGCCGGATATGTCTGGCTTGGGGTACCTTCCGGCCGAAGGCTGGAGGAGGACGGCAATGTCTGA
- a CDS encoding YggT family protein produces the protein MGVALQVVYIALMCFLIVLIFRLVMDYVFQFARSWQPGKAMVVVLEATYTVTDPPLKLLRRFIPPLRLGGVALDLSFFVLMIIVYILISIVNSFASRM, from the coding sequence ATGGGCGTAGCGCTACAGGTGGTCTACATCGCGCTGATGTGCTTCCTCATCGTGCTGATTTTCCGGCTGGTCATGGACTACGTCTTCCAGTTCGCCCGCTCATGGCAACCTGGCAAGGCGATGGTGGTCGTTCTGGAGGCCACCTACACTGTCACCGATCCACCGCTCAAGCTTCTGCGGCGGTTCATTCCGCCGCTGCGTCTCGGGGGCGTGGCACTCGACCTGTCCTTCTTCGTTCTGATGATCATCGTCTACATCCTGATCTCCATCGTGAACAGCTTTGCGAGCCGGATGTGA